The proteins below are encoded in one region of Oncorhynchus masou masou isolate Uvic2021 chromosome 15, UVic_Omas_1.1, whole genome shotgun sequence:
- the LOC135556653 gene encoding ras-related protein Rab-19 isoform X1: MQSSVPEQDDSFDFLFKIVLVGDSDVGKTCVVQRFKSGVFMEKQQNTIGVDFTVRTMLINGRNVKLQVWDTAGQERFRSITQSYYRSAHGAIVAYDITRRPTFDSLTHWIQEVEQDGAASIVLILIGNKSDRQAERQVLFEDACTLAEGRGALAALETSAKEAQNVEAAFMLMARELMVRNGLALTDQHSKASPHFFPNSQPIHVADPTNRESCC, encoded by the exons ATGCAGTCCTCTGTGCCAGAGCAGGACGACTCATTTGACTTCCTTTTTAAGATTGTCCTGGTGGGAGACTCAGATGTGGGGAAGACCTGTGTGGTCCAGAGATTTAAGTCTGGTGTCTTCATGGAGAAACAGCAGAACACTATCGGGGTGGATTTCACCGTCAGAACCATGCTCATCAATGGCAGGAATGTCAAG CTGCAGGTGTGGGACACAGCTGGACAGGAACGTTTCCGCTCAATCACCCAGAGTTATTACCGCAGCGCCCACGGCGCCATAGTGGCCTATGATATCACACGTCGGCCAACCTTTGACTCTTTGACACACTGGATCCAGGAAGTGGAACAAGACGGGGCTGCAAGCATTGTGCTCATCCTcattg GGAACAAGTCAGACCGGCAGGCGGAGAGACAGGTGCTGTTTGAGGATGCCTGTACCCTGGCTGAGGGGCGGGGTGCGCTGGCCGCCCTGGAGACCTCTGCGAAGGAGGCCCAGAATGTGGAGGCAGCCTTCATGCTCATGGCCCGGGAGCTGATGGTGAGGAACGGCCTCGCGCTCACAGACCAACACTCAAAGGCCTCCCCACACTTCTTCCCAAACTCCCAGCCAATCCATGTCGCTGATCCTACAAACAGGGAGTCATGTTGTTGA
- the LOC135556653 gene encoding ras-related protein Rab-19 isoform X2, with translation MIVLVGDSDVGKTCVVQRFKSGVFMEKQQNTIGVDFTVRTMLINGRNVKLQVWDTAGQERFRSITQSYYRSAHGAIVAYDITRRPTFDSLTHWIQEVEQDGAASIVLILIGNKSDRQAERQVLFEDACTLAEGRGALAALETSAKEAQNVEAAFMLMARELMVRNGLALTDQHSKASPHFFPNSQPIHVADPTNRESCC, from the exons ATG ATTGTCCTGGTGGGAGACTCAGATGTGGGGAAGACCTGTGTGGTCCAGAGATTTAAGTCTGGTGTCTTCATGGAGAAACAGCAGAACACTATCGGGGTGGATTTCACCGTCAGAACCATGCTCATCAATGGCAGGAATGTCAAG CTGCAGGTGTGGGACACAGCTGGACAGGAACGTTTCCGCTCAATCACCCAGAGTTATTACCGCAGCGCCCACGGCGCCATAGTGGCCTATGATATCACACGTCGGCCAACCTTTGACTCTTTGACACACTGGATCCAGGAAGTGGAACAAGACGGGGCTGCAAGCATTGTGCTCATCCTcattg GGAACAAGTCAGACCGGCAGGCGGAGAGACAGGTGCTGTTTGAGGATGCCTGTACCCTGGCTGAGGGGCGGGGTGCGCTGGCCGCCCTGGAGACCTCTGCGAAGGAGGCCCAGAATGTGGAGGCAGCCTTCATGCTCATGGCCCGGGAGCTGATGGTGAGGAACGGCCTCGCGCTCACAGACCAACACTCAAAGGCCTCCCCACACTTCTTCCCAAACTCCCAGCCAATCCATGTCGCTGATCCTACAAACAGGGAGTCATGTTGTTGA
- the LOC135556653 gene encoding ras-related protein Rab-19 isoform X3, whose amino-acid sequence MEKQQNTIGVDFTVRTMLINGRNVKLQVWDTAGQERFRSITQSYYRSAHGAIVAYDITRRPTFDSLTHWIQEVEQDGAASIVLILIGNKSDRQAERQVLFEDACTLAEGRGALAALETSAKEAQNVEAAFMLMARELMVRNGLALTDQHSKASPHFFPNSQPIHVADPTNRESCC is encoded by the exons ATGGAGAAACAGCAGAACACTATCGGGGTGGATTTCACCGTCAGAACCATGCTCATCAATGGCAGGAATGTCAAG CTGCAGGTGTGGGACACAGCTGGACAGGAACGTTTCCGCTCAATCACCCAGAGTTATTACCGCAGCGCCCACGGCGCCATAGTGGCCTATGATATCACACGTCGGCCAACCTTTGACTCTTTGACACACTGGATCCAGGAAGTGGAACAAGACGGGGCTGCAAGCATTGTGCTCATCCTcattg GGAACAAGTCAGACCGGCAGGCGGAGAGACAGGTGCTGTTTGAGGATGCCTGTACCCTGGCTGAGGGGCGGGGTGCGCTGGCCGCCCTGGAGACCTCTGCGAAGGAGGCCCAGAATGTGGAGGCAGCCTTCATGCTCATGGCCCGGGAGCTGATGGTGAGGAACGGCCTCGCGCTCACAGACCAACACTCAAAGGCCTCCCCACACTTCTTCCCAAACTCCCAGCCAATCCATGTCGCTGATCCTACAAACAGGGAGTCATGTTGTTGA